From a region of the Cervus canadensis isolate Bull #8, Minnesota chromosome Y, ASM1932006v1, whole genome shotgun sequence genome:
- the LOC122436382 gene encoding uncharacterized protein LOC122436382 produces the protein MLRSRRVLFAGWSRQVAPEQGLNRTTRSQPPETMPRHRAGSRRGWYARRRWSRTARIERLQIQERNVLPTNQQLHEFVERARHIAADTINPHTSLSYLVLALACAVMNQAFPSAEGNVFLSWAHSSADFYNTSACRVRTAMPLSVVNGLPWWILPVSQEELPVVCELLKQYKQIYLSPNSLNITALTWRNLKPNDSRIRFNANQNIRTISATFNQYVNSSSKGQDHPS, from the exons ATGTTGCGGTCGAGACGTGTTCTCTTTGCCGGCTGGTCCCGGCAGGTGGCGCCCGAACAGGGACTCAATCGGACTACACGGTCGCAGCCGCCCGAAAC GATGCCGAGGCACCGCGCTGGCTCCCGGAGAGGCTGGTACGCCAGACGGAGATGGTCGCGGACTGCTCGAATTGAGAGGCTGCAGATTCAAGAGAGGAATGTTCTGCCAACAAATCAACAGCTACATGAGTTCGTGGAACGAGCAAGACACATTGCTGCGGATACAATCAATCCACACACTTCCCTATCTTACTTGGTGCTTGCATTAGCATGCGCTGTTATGAATCAAGCCTTTCCTAGCGCTGAAGgaaatgtttttctctcttgGGCTCATTCCTCTGCTGATTTTTATAATACCTCTGCTTGTCGGGTACGCACTGCCATGCCTTTGTCAGTTGTAAATGGTTTACCATGGTGGATTTTGCCTGTGAGTCAGGAAGAATTACCTGTGGTGTgtgaacttttaaaacaatataagcAGATTTACCTTAGCCCTAATTCTCTTAATATCACAGCTTTGACCTGGCGTAATTTGAAGCCTAATGATTCCCGGATTAGATTTAATGCCAACCAAAATATTAGGACAATTTCTGCCACCTTTAATCAGTATGTTAATTCCTCCAGTAAGGGACAAGATCACCCCAGTTGA